In Luteitalea sp., the genomic stretch CTGGCCCGCGTTGATATTGAGGCCGTTGTAGTTGTCCCTTGCCCGGTTGCCGACGTAGGCCACCTCGGCCGTGAAGGCGCCCGGCAGTGTCCGCTGGTAGGCCACGTTCCACGAGTGCAGCTGCCCCTTGCGCGAGTCCATTCGTACTTGGCTGAAGCTCTGCGATCTCAAGGCAGCCGCCGACAGGATGCCGCTCTCCGGAATGTCGACGAAGTCGGGGGACGGCAGACCCGCGGCCAGCGACCCGGCCGTCGCGAAGCTGTTCGGCGCGGTGATCTGTTGGCTCTGGGTGATCGGGTATTGCTGGCCGGTCAGGCTTCCCAACCCGCGCCCGCTCACCCCATAGCCCGCACGTACGACGTTCGAGTCACTGAGGCGCCAGGACACGCCCGCGCGGGGGTTGAAGTCCATCCAGTAGCTCTGCACGCCCAGATTCTCGGGGATGTCGCCATAGCCGGCGACGCGGAGCGTGTTGGTCTCCGGGTCGTAGCTCGCCATGCCGCCACGACCGTGAAACCCGACCAGCGGCGTGTAGTACTCATGGCGCAGGCCGAGATCGAGCGTGATATTGGGTCGCACCTGCCACTTGTCGTGGATGTAGGTGAACACGCTCTTGTGGCGCCCGCCGCGGTGAAGTTCGTCGAGCGGTGCTCCCACATCGGACACCGCGACCAGGCCTCGTTCGAGTTCGCGCGGGGCATCGAGCAGGAAGGCCGCCATCGCATTCGCGTAGCCGTTCTGCGCCCGACTGTCGCCGGGGACCGCCGTCGTCGCGCCGCCGAAGGTGAATTCGCCGCGCGGGTGCGTTACCTGGTCCAGCATGAAACGGTTCATGCGCAGGTCACCGCCCACCTTGAGGGTGTGATTGCCCCAGAGTTTCGTGACGCTCGTCGCCATCGACCACGTGCGCTCGGCGCGGTCCCACGGCAGCGAATTCGAGAAGCCGAGCAGGAAGGTGTGGTACCCGCTCACATTGATCGTGGGGGGACCGCTCGTAAACGCGTTCAGATTCGAGCCCGGCACGCCGACCTCGTCGGCGAGGTTCAGCCCGTGGGCATCCGATACCGTGATGTTGTGATGGGAGGTCCGGCCGACGCGCACTTCCTGAATCAGCGTTGCCGACCACACGCGGTTGTAGTTGGCGACCATGTTATACGTCGGATTGGTACCGGATCCCGCAAACGGTTTCAAGCCACCCCAGATGCCGAAGGTTCCCGGGTCGACCGTCGCGGCGTTCAGGTGGCTGTAACGGACCGACAGATTGTCGCTCGTCGCCGCCTGATAGGTGAGCTTGAGGTCGTACTGATTCGCGCGCTTCTCACGCACGTACGGTTTCTCGTAATTGATCGCCCCCACGGGCGCGCCGGCGATGTTCGGCATCGGAATGTTGGCGATGAGTGCCTGCGCGATGGGGCTGATGCGGCCGGCGGGGATCTGATTGTTCGTAAACGGCGTCCGCCCGGTGCCAGTGGCATTGCCGGTCGCTGGATCGTAAATCGTGGTAGGAGCCGCGCTGAAGTCGCCGGTCCGGAACGCAGACTCCGGCACGTGGCCTTGCGTGAGCCGCCCGCTGTCGTCGTTGGTCCGTACATAGTCCCCGAAGAAGAACAGTTTGTTCCGCCGAATCGGCCCGCCGAGCGTGACGCCGGTCTGCAGGTACTTGGCCTCTGCCGGGGGCAATGACGAGAAGGGGTTCTGCGCGATGGTGGCCTCGGTGTTGCCGAAGGTAAAGAGCGACCCCTGGAGCTGGTTCGTCCCCGACTTCAGGGTCACGTTCGTCACCGCACCGCCGGCCCGCCCGAACTCCGCGTCATAATTGCTGGTGGTAACGGCGACGGTTTCGATCGCCTCGGCGGAGGGAATCATAAACGCCAGGTTCCCGCTGTTATCGCTGTTATCCGAGCCTTCCAGCTGCACATTGTTGGACTGCCGCTCCTGACCGTTGACGTTGCTCGACAGGCTGTCCTGCGGGTTATAGAACTCCGAATGCGGGCGGAAGGGGCGCGACGCGCCCGGCACCGTGATGAGCAAACCCTGGAAGTTCCGGTTGAACCCCAGCGGCATCTGCACGATCTGCGTGCTCTCGATGATGCGGCCGGTATCGGTGCGATCGGTCTGCAGCATGGGCGCCTCGCCCGTGACGGTCACCGACTCTTGCAGCTCACCGATACTCAGTGAAATGTCCACGCGAACGGTAGTGTTCACGCTGACCTCAACGCCCTCGCGATTGAACTTCCTGAATCCCACGAGTTCCCCCTCGACGCGGTAGACCCCCGACGCGAGGTTGGTAAACGCGTAATTGCCGGCAGCGTTGGACACGGCCGTCCGGCTGATGTTGGTGCGCACTTCCGTCGCCGTGATCGTCGCACCCGGCACCGCAGCGCCACTCCCATCGCTGACATTACCGACCAGCGCCCCAACTGCGGCCTGAGCGGCGGCATCGGCGGGCGCCAACAGGATCCCAAGCACGGCGAACGCCGCAACGATGAGCGCACCGCCAGCGCTATGCCCAATAAGCCGGCATCGAAGGGTCATAGAATCCTCCTCTGAATCCACTCGGTTAACAGGTTGTACGACGCACTATAGGGCGGAGCGCGGGTGTAATCCAGCGAAATTCTCTGAGCGCACGCCGTGGAGATTCAATCGTTTGAATCGCAGGAACGGCGCCGAGCGAGGGCGAACTCTCCGCCCCAGACCGGCAGCGTGTCGTCGAGCATTCCCCGCTGCTTCTCTCACCTTCGCGTACGCACTTCCGAGATCTTTCTGTAGAGCAGGCTTTGCTCAGGCTCGCCCGGTACAATCGGTGTGCCGTTCCGCCAGCGCGGCTTCATGCAGGTCCAGGCGAAGATTGGCCTTGCGCGCCGACGCGTCAGGACCATGACAGAGAAAGCAGTTGTCCGAAAGGATTGGACGGACGTCACGCTGACAATTCACGCGCGTCAGAGCGGAGACGGGATGGTGCGCCGCCACGATGCATACCGCGATCGCACCAACCCATCGACGCTGCCTCATTCGTATCGCCCTCTCATCAGAACATAAAGCGTGCGCCAAACCGAATCACGCGCTCCGTCTGGGAGAGGATGCTGGTGATGCGGCCGAAGTTGCCGTTGCCCAGCGACCCGTTTGGTTTGCTGTAGTGCGCCGTATTCGTCAGATTCAGAAAATCCGCACGAAGCTCGGCGTGCCGCGACCCGAAGCGGATGATCTTGACGATCGATGCGTCCAGGTTCACATACGCCGGCCCGTCCAGCAGGTCGTTGCGCTTTACGTTGCCCCATGTGCCTGCCTCGGGCGCGCTGAAGACCGATGTGTCGAACCACAGCGCGTTCGAGCCGATGCCGCCGAGCACTTCGGGCTTGCCGCTGGCGTTGGGCCTCTGGGTGTTGCCGGGGGCGCGCAGACCTGCCGCGCTGGCGGTAAAATCGATCGGCGAACCGGAAATCGCCGCGAAAATGCCAGCGATCTGCCAGTCTCCCAGCACCTTGCCGAGGACGCCTTCCCGGAGCCATGCGCCCTGCGGACCCCACGGAAGCAGATACACGAAGCTGCTCGTGAAGCTATGCGTGGAATCGAAGCTCGTGCGGCCCCAGCTCCGCTCGATGTCGGCCGG encodes the following:
- a CDS encoding TonB-dependent receptor; protein product: MTLRCRLIGHSAGGALIVAAFAVLGILLAPADAAAQAAVGALVGNVSDGSGAAVPGATITATEVRTNISRTAVSNAAGNYAFTNLASGVYRVEGELVGFRKFNREGVEVSVNTTVRVDISLSIGELQESVTVTGEAPMLQTDRTDTGRIIESTQIVQMPLGFNRNFQGLLITVPGASRPFRPHSEFYNPQDSLSSNVNGQERQSNNVQLEGSDNSDNSGNLAFMIPSAEAIETVAVTTSNYDAEFGRAGGAVTNVTLKSGTNQLQGSLFTFGNTEATIAQNPFSSLPPAEAKYLQTGVTLGGPIRRNKLFFFGDYVRTNDDSGRLTQGHVPESAFRTGDFSAAPTTIYDPATGNATGTGRTPFTNNQIPAGRISPIAQALIANIPMPNIAGAPVGAINYEKPYVREKRANQYDLKLTYQAATSDNLSVRYSHLNAATVDPGTFGIWGGLKPFAGSGTNPTYNMVANYNRVWSATLIQEVRVGRTSHHNITVSDAHGLNLADEVGVPGSNLNAFTSGPPTINVSGYHTFLLGFSNSLPWDRAERTWSMATSVTKLWGNHTLKVGGDLRMNRFMLDQVTHPRGEFTFGGATTAVPGDSRAQNGYANAMAAFLLDAPRELERGLVAVSDVGAPLDELHRGGRHKSVFTYIHDKWQVRPNITLDLGLRHEYYTPLVGFHGRGGMASYDPETNTLRVAGYGDIPENLGVQSYWMDFNPRAGVSWRLSDSNVVRAGYGVSGRGLGSLTGQQYPITQSQQITAPNSFATAGSLAAGLPSPDFVDIPESGILSAAALRSQSFSQVRMDSRKGQLHSWNVAYQRTLPGAFTAEVAYVGNRARDNYNGLNINAGQTLGADRAGQPLFVQFGRTASTSVSVRDWRQSRYHSLQVKVDRRLKGGQLVHAGAWLQPHQQHASRLVARLGPKFL